The proteins below are encoded in one region of Bacteroides uniformis:
- a CDS encoding DUF4348 domain-containing protein: MKKLLLGFLLFTFLISCGNKKAKMDPFATITEMVDSAGHKADTLLEAEVKEEPKPMEADELFDDFIFNYASDDALQRQRTVFPLPYYNRDTPSKIEEEFWKHDYLFTKQNYYTLLFDKEEDMDMVGDTTLTSVQVEWIFLKTRMVKRYYFERKRGMWMLEAINLREMEKGENEDFVEFYTRFVTDSVYQSKHIRHPLQFITIDPDDEFSILETTLDVDQWYAFRPVMPTDRLSNINYGQKNEDLSDTKILKVNGIGNGYSNIFYFRKRSKGWELYKYEDTSI, translated from the coding sequence ATGAAAAAACTTTTATTGGGATTTTTGTTGTTCACCTTTTTGATTTCGTGCGGAAACAAAAAGGCGAAAATGGATCCCTTTGCTACCATTACGGAAATGGTGGATTCGGCCGGTCACAAGGCCGATACGCTGCTGGAAGCAGAAGTGAAGGAAGAACCGAAGCCGATGGAGGCAGACGAGCTGTTTGATGATTTTATCTTCAATTATGCTTCGGATGATGCCCTGCAAAGGCAGAGGACGGTATTCCCTTTGCCCTATTACAATCGTGACACGCCGTCAAAGATAGAGGAAGAGTTTTGGAAGCATGATTATCTGTTTACCAAGCAGAACTATTACACCTTGCTTTTTGATAAGGAAGAGGATATGGACATGGTGGGCGATACTACGCTGACATCGGTGCAAGTGGAGTGGATTTTCTTGAAAACGCGTATGGTGAAGCGTTATTATTTTGAACGGAAGCGGGGAATGTGGATGCTCGAGGCCATTAACCTGCGCGAGATGGAGAAAGGTGAAAATGAGGACTTCGTGGAATTCTATACCCGTTTTGTGACGGACAGTGTCTATCAGAGCAAGCATATCAGGCATCCGCTACAATTCATCACCATAGACCCTGATGACGAGTTTTCTATTCTGGAAACTACTTTGGATGTGGACCAGTGGTATGCCTTTCGTCCGGTAATGCCTACCGACAGATTGTCTAATATCAATTACGGACAGAAGAATGAGGACTTGTCGGATACCAAAATACTGAAGGTAAATGGTATAGGCAACGGATACTCCAATATCTTCTATTTCCGCAAACGCAGTAAAGGATGGGAGCTGTACAAATATGAAGACACGAGCATTTAA
- a CDS encoding NAD-dependent epimerase/dehydratase family protein, producing the protein MKNILVIGATGQIGSELTLELRKRYGDDHVVAGYIPSAMPKGELKASGPSAIADVTDRQSIEVVARQFKIDTIYNLAALLSVVAESRPAMAWKIGIDGLWNVLEVAREYNCAVFTPSSIGSFGEATPHVKTPQDTIQRPRTMYGVTKVTTELLSDYYYTKYGVDTRSVRFPGIISNVTPPGGGTTDYAVDIFYSAVKGEKFVCPVKAGTYMDMMYMPDALNAAISLMEAAPARLKHRNAFNIASMSFDPEQIYQEIKKHMPDFEMAYEIDPLKQAIADSWPDSLDDSCAREEWDWMPQYDLESMTVDMLEKLRAKLNK; encoded by the coding sequence ATGAAGAATATTTTGGTAATTGGAGCTACCGGACAGATTGGGTCGGAACTCACGCTGGAGTTGCGCAAACGTTATGGCGATGACCATGTTGTGGCAGGATACATTCCGAGTGCTATGCCCAAGGGAGAATTGAAAGCATCCGGCCCTTCGGCCATTGCCGACGTGACAGACCGTCAGTCCATCGAGGTGGTGGCACGTCAGTTCAAGATTGATACTATCTACAACCTGGCTGCCTTGCTCTCGGTAGTTGCCGAAAGCCGTCCGGCCATGGCTTGGAAAATCGGTATCGACGGGTTGTGGAATGTACTGGAAGTGGCACGTGAGTACAATTGTGCCGTGTTTACTCCGAGTTCCATCGGTTCGTTCGGCGAAGCTACGCCTCATGTGAAGACACCGCAGGACACTATCCAGCGTCCGCGTACCATGTATGGGGTGACAAAAGTGACGACTGAATTGTTGAGTGACTATTACTATACAAAATATGGTGTGGATACACGCTCGGTACGTTTTCCGGGAATCATTTCGAACGTGACCCCTCCGGGTGGCGGCACTACGGACTATGCGGTGGATATTTTCTACTCTGCCGTGAAGGGAGAAAAATTCGTATGTCCGGTGAAGGCCGGCACGTATATGGATATGATGTATATGCCCGACGCACTGAACGCGGCCATCTCGCTGATGGAAGCGGCACCGGCAAGGCTGAAGCACCGCAACGCTTTCAACATCGCCTCCATGAGTTTTGACCCGGAACAGATTTATCAGGAAATTAAGAAGCATATGCCTGATTTTGAGATGGCATACGAGATTGATCCGCTGAAGCAGGCCATTGCCGACAGCTGGCCCGACTCTCTGGATGACTCTTGTGCACGCGAGGAATGGGACTGGATGCCGCAGTACGACCTGGAGTCCATGACCGTAGACATGCTTGAGAAATTAAGAGCTAAATTAAACAAGTGA
- the kbl gene encoding glycine C-acetyltransferase yields MYGKMKDHLSKTLAEIKEAGLYKEERLIESAQQAAISVKGKEVLNFCANNYLGLSNHPRLIAAAQQIMERRGYGMSSVRFICGTQDIHKELEAAISDYFKTEDTILYAACFDANGGVFEPLFTEEDAIISDSLNHASIIDGVRLCKAKRYRYANADMADLERCLQEAQAQRFRIVVTDGVFSMDGNVAPMDRICDLAEKYDALVMVDESHSAGVVGPTGHGVSEQYGTYGRVDIYTGTLGKAFGGALGGFTTGRKEIIDLLRQRSRPYLFSNSLAPGIIGASLEVFKMLKESNALHDKLLENVNYFRDKMTAAGFDIKPTQSAICAVMLYDAKLSQIYATRMQEEGIYVTGFYYPVVPKDQARIRVQISAGHEKEHLDKCIAAFIKVGKELGVLK; encoded by the coding sequence ATGTACGGTAAAATGAAAGACCATCTCAGCAAGACACTTGCTGAAATAAAAGAAGCCGGACTCTACAAGGAAGAGCGACTGATTGAGAGTGCACAACAAGCTGCCATCAGCGTAAAAGGCAAAGAGGTGCTGAACTTCTGTGCCAACAATTACCTGGGACTGTCCAACCACCCGCGGCTGATTGCCGCCGCCCAGCAGATTATGGAACGCCGCGGATACGGCATGTCGTCCGTACGCTTCATCTGCGGAACACAGGACATCCACAAGGAGCTGGAAGCAGCCATCTCCGACTACTTCAAGACTGAAGACACCATTCTCTACGCCGCTTGTTTCGACGCCAATGGCGGTGTGTTCGAGCCCCTCTTCACCGAGGAAGACGCCATCATCTCGGACTCCCTGAACCATGCTTCCATCATTGACGGCGTACGCCTCTGCAAAGCCAAACGCTATCGCTACGCCAATGCCGACATGGCCGACCTGGAAAGATGCCTGCAGGAAGCCCAGGCACAGCGTTTCCGTATCGTGGTTACAGACGGGGTATTTTCCATGGACGGCAACGTTGCCCCGATGGACCGGATTTGCGACCTTGCCGAGAAATACGACGCGCTGGTCATGGTGGACGAATCACACTCCGCCGGCGTGGTAGGCCCTACGGGACACGGCGTAAGCGAACAATACGGCACCTACGGACGCGTGGACATCTATACCGGAACCTTGGGCAAAGCCTTTGGCGGCGCTTTGGGAGGATTCACTACCGGACGCAAGGAAATCATCGACCTGCTGCGCCAACGCAGCCGTCCGTACCTCTTCTCCAACTCATTGGCTCCGGGCATCATCGGCGCCAGCCTCGAGGTATTCAAGATGCTCAAAGAGAGCAATGCCCTGCATGACAAACTGCTGGAAAACGTGAACTACTTCCGCGACAAGATGACCGCCGCCGGTTTCGACATCAAGCCGACACAAAGCGCCATCTGCGCCGTCATGCTGTATGATGCCAAACTCTCCCAGATTTATGCCACCCGCATGCAGGAAGAAGGCATCTACGTCACCGGCTTCTACTACCCCGTAGTGCCCAAAGACCAGGCACGCATCCGCGTACAAATCTCTGCCGGACACGAAAAGGAGCATCTGGACAAATGTATCGCTGCATTTATTAAGGTGGGGAAAGAGCTGGGAGTGCTGAAATGA
- a CDS encoding ferritin translates to MITEKLQNAINEQITAEMWSSNLYLAMSFYMEKEGYNGMASWLKKQASEEKAHACEMASYIIKRGGKAKLDKIDVVPNDFGTPLEVFEQVAQHERRVSKMIDELVDVASAEKDKATQDFLWGFVREQVEEEATADGIVDMIKKAGDAGIFFVDSKLGERR, encoded by the coding sequence ATGATTACAGAAAAATTACAGAATGCAATTAATGAGCAGATTACGGCTGAGATGTGGTCTTCCAACCTTTATCTGGCAATGTCTTTCTATATGGAGAAAGAAGGTTATAACGGCATGGCTTCCTGGTTGAAGAAGCAGGCTTCTGAAGAAAAAGCTCATGCTTGTGAAATGGCTTCTTATATCATCAAGCGTGGCGGTAAGGCCAAACTGGACAAGATTGATGTTGTTCCCAATGACTTCGGTACTCCACTGGAAGTGTTCGAGCAGGTAGCCCAGCACGAACGCCGTGTTTCCAAAATGATTGATGAATTGGTAGATGTTGCCTCTGCCGAAAAAGATAAGGCTACACAAGACTTCCTTTGGGGATTCGTGCGCGAGCAGGTAGAAGAAGAAGCTACTGCCGACGGCATTGTAGATATGATAAAGAAAGCCGGTGATGCCGGAATCTTCTTCGTTGACTCAAAACTGGGAGAACGTAGATAA